taagaGCCTGGAAAAATCAGTATCTGTGCTGTGTTCTtaaccagaaaataataataatgacaataagggAAGTGATACTATACCTGGTTTGAGAAGATCCGGTTATTTTACaggattttaaagattttatttaaatagtaAGCATCTGCTAAACTCTTGCACTAACCActgactgataaaaaaaaaaagtttaaaaaaaatttcccttcgTTTTAATTATCTTATGGATATGAAAGGGTAGCCAATCCTAAAAGAGGACTTCAGCAATTAGCAACGTGAACATCAAAAAGTTTTATTGCGGAGAGCCCAAAGCACCGCCCCTGCCTCTCCGCGATTGGCGTGGACAGCCTCTGACGACATATATTAACCCGAGCTGCCCTAAAGATGTAGCTGTACATGGAGTTCTTGCTGGGAAAATCAGCTTGTTCCCGGCACGGCCACCAGCCTAGGGAAGTCGCCACCGAAACTCTCCGCGCCTCCACTGCCTCCTTCCACTGCCTCCACTGCCTCCACTGCCTCGGCCTCTGCATTTAGAGAGCTAACCCCACCAACCAGGCAAGCCAGGCCCAGCCAGCCAGAACCCAGCGCCTGGTCTCCCGAAGGAGCTGTTGCGCCCCCGGCGCCTTCCAAGACCCAAAGGACAAGGCAAGAAAGGGGCCGGAGAAAATGGATGCGCTGAGATCACTGTGAAAGGCCACGGATCCAAGCAGCGAGAAGAGGAACTGGGAAGGCGGAACGTGTTTCTCGCAGGCAAAAGTCACGTTCAAGGACAGACCGAAACAAACAAATCCCCCACCCCAAagcattaaagaaaacaaaatacgaCCCAAGAATCAAACTCAGGGGATCtggtagggggaggggagaggggagagaagagggggagggaagaatcgGATGGAGGTGATTTCACTGTGACTCTCTTTTCGTGGCCTCTGAGACTGCACCAGTCCAGCCGGGCTCTTCTCCCCAGAGTCGTGTGCCTCCCCTCCCTCAGGGCTGCGGTGCGGGCCCTACCAGATCCAGCTCCAGTGATCTCGCAAGCagtagaggggagagagagagagagagagagagagagagagagagagagagagagagagagaggagctgCCTTCCCTGCCTGCCCCATCTGAACCAAGGGCAACCTGGTGAATTCGTTcgactgctgctgctgctgccgccgccgctgctgctgctgctgctgcttggcCGCCGCCTCGGTCACTGTTTGAGATCTGGAAACCCAAGGCCCCAGAGCCACTTTGAGGGGAGAATAGAGACTTTTGCATGAACCCTAAAGGCACCCTTTTCATTctgcagcagcaacaacaacctCCCTTAACCAGGAAGGAGCAGCAGCagccggaggaggaggaggcagagaaGACGAGGAAGGAGAGAGCCTGGCTGCGCATCCGTGACCACGCCGGGAATTTGGCCAGCTCTATGGCTAACCTCAGGCTGGACCGGTGCTGCTGAAGCCCCTCGGCGGGCCTGccggggctggggggaggggaaggggtcCTGCTGCCGCCACTACTGCGGCGAGGTAGGGgaggctggggggtggggggtgggacggggtggaggaggaagaggagagaggaggcagCAGCTCCTGGCCCCAACCCTCGGGTGCAACCGGCAGGCTCTAGGGCCTCGTGGTTGAGGACCCCGTGGGACGCTTGGTTGGGGCCCAGAGTGCGAAATGAGTCTGGTGGGAGGCTTCCCCCACCACCCGGTGGTGCACCATGAGGGTTACCCCTTCGCTGCGGCCGCCGCtgccgcggccgccgccgccgccagccGCTGTGGCCACGAGGAGAACCCCTACTTCCACGGCTGGCTCATCAGCCACCCGGAGATGTCCCCCCCTGACTACAGCATGGCACTGTCCTATAGCCCAGAGTACGCTAACGGCGCAGCGGGGCTCGACCACTCCCATTACGGGGGAGTGCCACCCGGGAGCGGGCCTCCGGGCCTGGGGGGACCCCGTCCGGTGAAGCGCCGAGGTACCGCCAACCGCAAAGAGAGGCGCAGGACTCAGAGCATCAACAGCGCCTTCGCAGAGCTGCGGGAGTGCATCCCCAATGTGCCCGCGGACACCAAGCTGTCCAAAATCAAGACCCTCCGCTTGGCTACCAGCTACATCGCCTACCTCATGGACCTGCTGGCAAAGGATGACCAGAACGGGGAGGCGGAGGCCTTCAAGGCAGAAATCAAGAAGACAGAtgtg
The Macrotis lagotis isolate mMagLag1 chromosome 3, bilby.v1.9.chrom.fasta, whole genome shotgun sequence genome window above contains:
- the HAND2 gene encoding heart- and neural crest derivatives-expressed protein 2 codes for the protein MSLVGGFPHHPVVHHEGYPFAAAAAAAAAAAASRCGHEENPYFHGWLISHPEMSPPDYSMALSYSPEYANGAAGLDHSHYGGVPPGSGPPGLGGPRPVKRRGTANRKERRRTQSINSAFAELRECIPNVPADTKLSKIKTLRLATSYIAYLMDLLAKDDQNGEAEAFKAEIKKTDVKEEKRKKELNEILKSTVSSNDKKTKGRTGWPQHVWALELKQ